The genomic segment tttgatagatttttattgatttttataaaatatcacagatttaaaaaaatatttctattgatttctttaaactattttacaagatttttataaatttttgtaaattttttttaaatagaattctttatatttttttacgtgataacatattatttttattaattttttgaactaataattaattgaaatagataacatatccagtttgaaatatttaaaaaatactcatattagtaaataaatttacttatttaaaaattaaataatttaatcctTACATGTATAGATGTATATATGTGGATTTGTAAGtatgtttgtaaattttttaaaatgcatCACTGTATTAATCTCTAACATTGTGTTTgaactgatatatatatatacttatatatatatatatacatatatatatatatatatattcatgtgaaaataataatatttatcatTGTGTGaatacaattttttataaaaatatgatagttTACAGATTaattgaaaatgctaaaaaaaattaaaaaattaatttctagttaaaaaatttaatttaatttattaaaaaaattactatCACTTTCACTTATACGAGTTaacaaaattttatgattttcttaTATCTAttgtaataattttattaaaaaattcataattctaatttaataaattttttcgaAGTTTAAATTAGAAGTcataaaataaagaaataaaatgtaatttttaatcaacaaagaaaataaattgttttATCAATTATATCATAAATATTCTTTATAAATTatagttcaaaatcttaattttttttatcatactTGTTGGGAGAATATTCAACTATTAAAAATTAAGTGACGTTATTTATTTGGATcgtcttttattattattgaatattatattcatttatataaatcattaattaaaaatcacaaaactaATTATAGAATTCAAATTTtcatatgatattaaaataaaaaaattactaaatGAGCAAtcaatcaaaaaataaaaaatatgaaaaggaaaaataaaatgtatatagagatatatttttaaaattagagAGAATGATATAAATAGATGAGATGATAGAAGAGAATTGATGCAAAGTGAGAGAGAAAAAGAAATATCATTCATATAAGTCAAGGAGTCTTAAAAATTCATCCAAATCTTTGGTTTaacaaaaaaacaatttttgataatttatagTTGACTCTCAAGATTTAATATTTGTATTTTAACGAATTTTATGAAGTTGTTAAAAgtttattgaaaatttgaatacatttagatttttgagtaggtctcttgtgagacggtctcgcgaatctttatctgtgagacgggtcaaccctatcgatattcacaataaaaagtaatactcttagcataaaaaataatatttttcatggatgacctaaataagagatccgtctaacaaaatacgacccgtgtgaccgtctcacacaagtttttgcctagatttttatatagagtttttaaaagtcaatgtttaatgccacttgatttttaaaaactctataaaaataaatttttaataccACTAAACTTCtacaaaatattcaaaaatattaattaattcaatacatgtaaacttttaaaataattaaaaataaaaaaaatttcttattgGAATACACTCAAAATAAATAACAATTGTTAAATATTGTGAGAAAGAAAAGGAAGATTACAGAAGCAACACCGAGAAGGCATGTGGCAACTATATTAAGTGGTACATAGTCGGGGAATCAAACTTCAACTGGCAACTCTCCCGTCCAgaggtatatatatattgattgcTTGGATAACTCGTCGGGAGCACAAATTCCATGGCGGCGACGTCTCTCAGTACGCCTCGTCTCGGCTCCTCCCTCTCTTCTCCGGCGCTGCAAACTCTTCGCACCTACAGATTTGCGATTCCTTTCCTTTCCTTCCCTCGCTCCCATAAACAAGTCACTTCCAGAAACTTCCACGCACTCTCTCCTCTGAATCGCCGATTCTCGACAGCGATTCGCTCGGAGTCCACAAACGGAGCTGAGCCGCCTCGGAAGTACGACTTCGACCTTTTTACTATCGGTGCTGGCAGCGGCGGCGTCAGAGCTTCTCGATTTGCCGCTAATTTTGGGGCTTCAGTTGCTATCTGCGAGCTGCCTTTCGCTACCATTTCTTCCGACACCGCTGGCGGCTTCGGCGGCACGTATGTTTACTTCTGCGTTTTTTGCTTTCATTTTTCCCTGATGATTCTTTGATGCCATGCTTGGATGTCGAATTCCTGTGTTAAAAAAGGCTAAAGAAAAACACAGGGGGGCAAGATTGAACTATATATTATTATGCTTATACAAAATATTTGTTTTGCGTGCTATTCAGTCTCTCCTTGTGATATTTGGTCGTATTTAGTGGGTCTTTAAGCTTTTTGTTTTGGCGAGAAATGAAAATGCAAATGTCATGTTCTGAATATTATTAGGTATTATTACTCAACTTAACTATGAATTTCTGTGCTCAACTAAACCATGATTATGTTAAGTTCTATCTTCGTTGTTGAATGACATCTGACACATTCTGCAGAGCCAGGTTCGGATCAAAGTGTGTGTTTTATTCAATattcttcaattctttctgtATTTCATGTGTTGTTTCATTTTTTTCAAACATCTCTAGACAAAATCATGCTTTTTGTAGCAAATGAAAATGAAAGAGGTTTTTGATCTCAAAATTGATGCATTTGGCATTTCATGAGAGCAACTAGCTTGGGAGATTCTCTCAATTATATATCTAATAAAATATGAATCCTGTGAAGGTGCGTGCTGCGCGGATGTGTACCAAAAAAACTCCTTGTATATGCATCCAAATTTTCTCATGAATTTGAAGAGAGTGGTGGATTTGGATGGAATTATGAAGCAGAACCTAAGCATGATTGGAGTACCTTAATAGCTAATAAGAATGCCGAATTGCTGCGCCTTACTGGTATTTACAAAAATATACTGCAAAATGCTGGTGTCAAGCTGATTGAAGGTCGTGGCAAGGTATCATTCAGTTTACGTTGTCTTTTCTCTTGCTAATTCATAGATTTTGTAGCACTGAATTTGTGTTAGTATATGAGGATATTCTTGACTTTAAATGCAGATTGTGGACCCACATACAGTGGATGTGGGTGGAAAACTTTTCTCAGCAAAAAACATTCTTATTTCTGTTGGTGGGCGTCCTGTCATTCCTGATATTCCTGGGAGCGAATATGCGATAGACTCCGATGCAGCCCTAGATTTACCTTCAAAACCTACAAAAATTGCTATCGTTGGAGGAGGTTATATTGCAGTCGAGTTCGCTGGAATCTTCAATGGATTGAAAAGTGATGTGCATGTGTTTTTGAGGCAGAAGAAGGTGTTGAGAGGTTTTGATGAAGAGGTCAGAATCTAAGAAACCTCATCCATTAGCTTATGTGAtactttattaatttttttgtccGTAAAATGGAAGGAAATGTTCTTTAATTGTAGATCAGAGACATTGTTGGGGAACAAATGGCATTGAGGGGAGTTAAGTTCTATCCTGAGGAGACGGGACAATCCATTGTCAAGTCATCGGATGGTTCATTATCTTTGAAAACTAACAAAGGAACAGTTGATGGCTTTTCTCATGTCATGTTTGCAACAGGACGCAAACCCAATACAAAGGTGAATATTTTGGGCTGCGTTAActgattcatgatttataggTGATACGGGTAAGTTTTAAGACCATGTTTTTGTTGTAAAGTGCGCGTATTGTTTTGTGTTGCTTTTAGTCTGGTTTAGATGTTAGTTTCCTCATTCAGCAAGAAGTTCCCTGCTTGTGCCACAAATGTTGGTTCTTTTGTTATTAATGCTTCGTATTAATGGCAGAATTTGGGTTTGGAAACAGTAGGAGTGAAATTGTCCAAGAAAGGAGCCATAGAGGTATGCTCTTTTGTATCCCCTCCTTACCAAAGATCTATTTTAATGGGAATCTGTATCTGAACACAATTGTTGTCGTTTTAATTTGTTTGTTTAGGTTGATGAATACTCTCAGACTTCTGTTCCATCAATATGGGCAGTTGGAGATGTTACTGACAGAATAAATTTGACCCCAGTGGCCTTGATGGAAGGAGGAGCGTTGGCAAAAACGCTTTTTGCCAACGAACCAACAAAACCAGATCACAGGTGCAATCTCAATTGCGCTAGAATATTTAGTGTTTCTGAATCTAAGTGAACTACCAAACAGTTAACCTGCAAATGAGCATTTTTTGGTTTGCGTGTGTGATGATGGAACTCTTTCTGATGTCATTTTAGCTTTTAATGACCATATATATCCTTGCTTTATTCAGGGAAGTACCGTCTGCTGTTTTTTCTCAGCCACCTATTGGTCAAGTTGGTCTTACAGAAGAGCAGGTGATTGTGAGGAAATTTTTCCTGCAACAAATTGAATGGGAGAGTTTTTAATTGCAAATCTTGCAGGCAACAAAGGAATATGGCGATGTTGATGTTTATACTTCGAACTTTAGGCCTCTGAAGGCTACTATTTCAGGTCTTCCTGACCGAGTTTTCATGAAACTTATAGTATGTGCAAAGACAAATAAAGTTCTTGGTTTGCACATGTGTGGCGAAGATTCGCCAGAGATTGTCCAGGTTGCCACCTTGGCCTATTTTTTGAGTTGTGCAGATTTGTTTTTCTTCCGATATGGTTTATGTGATTTTAAGGTCTTTTATCATTGAATCTGGATTTTCAGGGATTTGCAGTAGCTGTCAAAGCTAGCTTGACAAAAGCAGATTTTGATACCACCGTAGGTATCCACCCTACAGCAGCCGAGGAGCTTGTTACCATGAGGACACCTACACGGAAGATCCGAAGTTCTTCATCGGAGGTAAATCCACTTATCGTACCATAACACTCGGGATTATTAAACTTGATGATTGATGGAATTCATGGCCAATTTCTCTTTAATGCGTGAAGAATGTATTGCGGCCACCTACTTACTATTGGGCATTGACACTAACATTTCTCAATAGCATATTATGCCCTCTGATCGAAGAAACACGTTGTGCCTAACAAGTGCAGTAGATTGTTGAGAAATAAAATTGAATTTGAGTTCAAGTTCTCTCTTATACTTTCACCTATTTACTAATTAGTAGTATTATATTATAACTTATGAACTTAATTATCCAAATCagacaaaaaattaaattagacAAGTGAATAGTTAAACCAATTAAAAACCAATCAGATATAATGCACTTTTAGAAAAAAATGTGACAAAAAATGAAATTAGACAGGTGAATAGTTAAACCAATGTAAAACCAATAAAATATAATGCACTTTTAGAGAAAGTGTGACAAAGAAAGTAGCTGTTGTGATTTGTGAATGAACTCAAGCAATTATCAACATTTGACCAAGCACATATAATATCTAACTTTGCTATGTCTATCACAGAATTCTAAACAATCACGTCAAAGGATTCTATGTAATCTAAGGCAAAAATTTCTAGGTTAATTATCATCCTTTCTTTGGGACCTGTGAATTTATTTCTAAGAGTTCATATATTTCTATTAGGTTATGGTTAGACAAAAGCGCATTAAGACCCCTGAACTTTTAGCTTTTATCTTAGCCTCATAAAGATACCCGACTGACGATTTTGGTTGGGAATAAATATaacaagcggactaggtcaagttatagtaaatggatgaTGAGTCCAAGTATCTATCCTATTgagattaataattaattactagaatttttaTCACTTAATTTAAactagacaaaataaataagaagATACATGAATTATTAATCTGAACTAGACAATTGCA from the Primulina tabacum isolate GXHZ01 chromosome 8, ASM2559414v2, whole genome shotgun sequence genome contains:
- the LOC142553860 gene encoding glutathione reductase, chloroplastic-like, with product MAATSLSTPRLGSSLSSPALQTLRTYRFAIPFLSFPRSHKQVTSRNFHALSPLNRRFSTAIRSESTNGAEPPRKYDFDLFTIGAGSGGVRASRFAANFGASVAICELPFATISSDTAGGFGGTCVLRGCVPKKLLVYASKFSHEFEESGGFGWNYEAEPKHDWSTLIANKNAELLRLTGIYKNILQNAGVKLIEGRGKIVDPHTVDVGGKLFSAKNILISVGGRPVIPDIPGSEYAIDSDAALDLPSKPTKIAIVGGGYIAVEFAGIFNGLKSDVHVFLRQKKVLRGFDEEIRDIVGEQMALRGVKFYPEETGQSIVKSSDGSLSLKTNKGTVDGFSHVMFATGRKPNTKNLGLETVGVKLSKKGAIEVDEYSQTSVPSIWAVGDVTDRINLTPVALMEGGALAKTLFANEPTKPDHREVPSAVFSQPPIGQVGLTEEQATKEYGDVDVYTSNFRPLKATISGLPDRVFMKLIVCAKTNKVLGLHMCGEDSPEIVQGFAVAVKASLTKADFDTTVGIHPTAAEELVTMRTPTRKIRSSSSEEMEDSQAKAAAKV